A window of the Alnus glutinosa chromosome 4, dhAlnGlut1.1, whole genome shotgun sequence genome harbors these coding sequences:
- the LOC133866453 gene encoding uncharacterized protein LOC133866453 translates to MRRASTLASSVLSRTVATAHGGATVNHRILQAALYGSSSKGGSYTRGRWFSSFSSSPARAVSLGVAGALISISTAVSLSNEVHAKEPPPPELVPKEVVLYQYEACPFCNKVKAFLDYYDIPYKVVEVNPISKKEIKWSDYKKVPILMVDGEQLVDSSAIIDKLGRKILPGRKADSDLDDDDNEEKKWRRWVDNHLVHMLSPNIYRNTSEALESFDYITSNGNFSFTEKITVKYAGAAAMYFVSKKLKKKYNITDERAALYEAAETWVEALNGREFLGGSKPNLADLAVYGVLRPIRYLRSGTDMVEHTRIGDWYTRMESAVGEPSRIKA, encoded by the exons ATGAGAAGAGCTTCCACTCTCGCGTCCTCCGTCCTCTCCCGAACTGTCGCCACCGCCCACGGAGGCGCCACCGTGAACCACCGGATCCTCCAGGCGGCGCTCTACGGAAGCAGCAGCAAGGGCGGCTCGTACACCCGCGGGCGGTGGTTCTCTTCCTTCTCTAGCTCTCCGGCGCGAGCAGTTTCTCTCGGTGTAGCAGGGGCCTTGATCTCGATCTCCACCGCCGTGTCACTCTCCAATGAGGTCCACGCGAAGGAGCCACCCCCGCCGGAGCTCGTTCCCAAGGAAGTCGTTCTTTACCAGTACGAAGCCTGCCCCTTTTGCAATAAAGTTAAAG CTTTTCTTGACTACTATGACATACCATACAAAGTTGTAGAGGTCAATCCAATTagtaagaaagaaattaaatggtCTGACTATAAAAAGGTGCCGATATTGATGGTAGATGGGGAACAGCTGGTTGACTCCTCAG CTATTATTGACAAGTTGGGCCGTAAGATTCTTCCGGGAAGAAAGGCTGATTCAGACttggatgatgatgataatgaagagaaaaagtggcgtag GTGGGTTGACAATCACTTGGTGCATATGTTATCACCAAACATATATCGAAATACTTCTGAGGCACTTGAGTCCTTTGACTATATCACAAGCAATG GTAATTTTAGCTTTACAGAAAAAATTACAGTGAAATATGCTGGAGCTGCTGCTATGTATTTTGTGTCCAAGAAACTGAAGAAGAAGTATAACATCACCGATGAACGTGCAGCGCTGTATGAAGCTGCAGAAACATGGGTTGAGGCCCTAAATGGCCGTGAGTTCCTTG GGGGCTCCAAGCCTAATTTAGCTGACCTTGCTGTCTATGGGGTGTTAAGACCCATCCGTTACCTGAGGTCTGGTACAGATATGGTGGAGCACACTCGCATTGGCGATTGGTACACAAGAATGGAGAGTGCTGTGGGAGAGCCATCGCGGATTAAAGCTTAA
- the LOC133866721 gene encoding bystin gives MAKKRSRHQNPQPFLADDNASLASKKRSKAPKQHQAEEKLISSGMSSKILKEALAQQREIQDEAEGRSPNDNSSLVFAQGFTEAEEAQDDIDEFAGFSETQSQFGAYDEIDEEDDRVLEAFLRKDVGPQRTLADIIIEKIKQKDANAASEMRPLPKLDNSIIDLYKGVGKLLSSYTAGKIPKAFKHIPSMQLWEDVLYLTEPENWSPNALYQATRIFASNLGAKKAERFYRLVLLPRVREDIRKNQRLHFALYQALKKSLYKPAAFFKGILFPLCESRTCNLREAVIIGSILQKVSIPPLHSSVALLKLAEMEYGGTTSYFIKLLLEKKYALPHRVLDATVAHFMRFLEDTRIMPVIWHQSLLAFVQRYKNDLRKEDKDNLKNLLEKQKHKLVTPEISRELNNSRNRGEKEDDLMSISSPVSVVNKTIEEDRFDIPEVPMEED, from the exons ATGGCGAAGAAGAGGAGCAGACATCAGAATCCGCAGCCTTTCCTCGCAGACGACAATGCCTCCCTGGCCTCGAAGAAGCGATCGAAAGCGCCCAAGCAGCACCAGGCGGAGGAGAAGCTGATATCGTCGGGCATGAGCTCCAAGATCCTGAAAGAAGCCTTGGCTCAACAGAGAGAGATTCAGGACGAGGCGGAGGGGCGAAGCCCTAATGACAACAGCTCCTTGGTTTTCGCTCAAGGATTCACTGAGGCTGAGGAAGCACAAGATGACATCGATGAGTTTGCTGGATTCTCTGAAACTCAGAGCCAATTTGGCGCTTATGAT gagATTGATGAAGAGGATGATAGAGTACTGGAGGCATTCTTAAGAAAGGATGTGGGTCCCCAGCGTACTCTTGCAGatatcattattgaaaaaattaaacagaaaGATGCAAACGCTGCTTCAG aAATGCGACCTTTGCCTAAATTGGATAACTCCATCATCGATTTATACAAGGG AGTTGGCAAGCTTCTTAGTAGTTACACAGCAGGCAAAATACCCAAAGCATTCAAGCACATCCCTTCAATGCAACTTTGGGAAGACGTCCTATACCTGACTGAGCCTGAGAACTGGTCACCAAATGCACTGTATCAAGCAACAAGAATTTTTGCTTCCAATTTGGGTGCGAAGAAGGCAGAACGCTTCTACAGACTAGTTTTGCTCCCACGAGTGAGAGAAGATATTCGGAAGAATCAGCGGCTTCATTTTGCTTTGTATCAAGCTTTGAAGAAGTCACTCTACAAACCTGCCGCATTCTTCAAAGGAATATTGTTCCCTCTATGTGAG TCAAGAACATGTAATCTTAGGGAAGCTGTCATCATTGGGAGCATTTTACAGAAGGTCTCCATTCCTCCACTTCATTCAAG TGTTGCATTATTGAAGCTTGCAGAGATGGAATATGGTGGTACAACAAG CTATTTTATAAAGCTTCTTTTGGAGAAGAAATATGCTTTGCCACATCGTGTGCTTGATGCTACTGTTGCTCATTTTATGAGATTTCTCGAAGATACCAGGATAATGCCTGTAATATGGCACCAATCACTACTTGCATTTGTGCAAAG GTACAAAAACGACCTGCGGAAAGAGGATAAAGATAACCTTAAAAATCTACTTGAAAAGCAAAAGCACAAACTA GTTACTCCTGAAATCAGTCGGGAGCTAAATAACAGCCGCAACCGTGGTGAAAAGGAGGATGATCTTATGTCAATAT CCTCTCCTGTTTCTGTGGTCAATAAAACTATTGAAGAAGATAGGTTTGATATTCCAGAGGTTCCGATGGAGGAGGATTGA